The window TGACGGAATGAAAGTTCCAGACATCTTGTTATCAGGTAATTTTCCGAAGATTGATAAGTGGCGAGAAGAAAAAGCCTATCAGCATACAAAAAACATAAGACCCGATTTGTTAGACGAATAGTTTAACTATTTGATTTTTAATTATAAAAACTTTTTCAGAAAACATTTTATCTATTAAAAATAATCACTAAATTTGCACTCGCAAAAATAACCTCTGGCGAAGAAATCGTTTAAGTTGCTTTTGTATCAATCCAATATAATATATTAATATGGAAGCTTTAGTAAAATTTGTACAAGAAGAATTTGTAACAAAAAACGAATTACCAAAATTTGGTGCTGGAGATACAATTACAGTGTATTTCGAAATTAAAGAAGGGAACAAAACACGTACACAGTTCTTTAGAGGTGTAGTAATCCAAAGAAAAGGAACAGGAACATCAGAAACTTTTACAATCAGAAAAATGTCTGGTACTGTAGGTGTTGAGCGTATTTTCCCTGTAAATTTACCAGCAATTCAAAAAATTGAGGTAAACAAAAGAGGTATTGTACGTAGAGCACGTATCTATTACTTTAGAGATCTTACTGGTAAAAAAGCAAGAATTAAAGAAAGAAGAGGTTAAAATCATCTTTTTATATAATTTAAAAGCCTTGAGAATTTTCTCAAGGCTTTTTTAATTCACAATTGTTAACAACCTCAGTTAACAACTTGTTGATTTCTAATTTGTTAAAAATTTTAAAAAAAGAATATTGTAATATATATTTGTATAAGAGTTTACAAAGTAGCTGTTTCATAGTCGAAAGATAAGTATTCAACAAAACGTAAATGATAAAGTAACGTTCTTTATATAGATTGATTTTCTTTAAAACTGAAATAAATTTTGGATTTAAGTAAAGATTGATAAATGATAATAAAAACTAAGGTTGATGAAAAGAAACTTTTTAAATGAAACTTGGGAACTCAAATGAAAATTTAAGGAAACAAATAGTAATTATAAAAGACACTTTAATTAATTTATAAAGCTCTATTAAATTTTAGAAGATTAAAACTTAAGTAAATATTTGAATTCTATTTAAGTTTACATAAGAAATCAATTAGAAACATTCATAAAGTTTAGCAAGTATTTG of the Tenacibaculum todarodis genome contains:
- the rplS gene encoding 50S ribosomal protein L19, with protein sequence MEALVKFVQEEFVTKNELPKFGAGDTITVYFEIKEGNKTRTQFFRGVVIQRKGTGTSETFTIRKMSGTVGVERIFPVNLPAIQKIEVNKRGIVRRARIYYFRDLTGKKARIKERRG